One genomic segment of Gorilla gorilla gorilla isolate KB3781 chromosome 23, NHGRI_mGorGor1-v2.1_pri, whole genome shotgun sequence includes these proteins:
- the LOC101133898 gene encoding protein FAM246A: MPPGWIPPAVWTRGQGEEIMAWTTWKNVALSHSLKRAVGSMTTPGLPLTMMETVASSVKCELSSCLVSSGWCLVFGWRCSMSPMPRNWAMPFVRTCPQRRCSHRVPGEPGCPGPGPAGVPCAPDRNRQGFGRSHRRPAGPLHGASPGPQRSLGCSLGLPAIPGAGGGGGSRAMAEPGRPWAQARSAYRASEVLRRGTGRRRYPGPQSNGPGQEDARAPGRLARLCGQLRAEAASRSEVPRLLKLVERAGAGAAGAGERTGAHSRGSVCSVCGEPRGGATYPAGVLEVSERRLQEGLAAVREELGAGIEALRAELRAELDALRALLPPPPSPPARREPRAAPRGPTLLRTLGTVSALVAASRPADDAPDGPAECGAHRAPARKNHKKMPVPPGAPQGGGD, encoded by the coding sequence ATGCCACCTGGATGGATTCCTCCAGCTGTGTGGACTAGGGGACAGGGTGAGGAGATAATGGCCTGGACTACATGGAAGAATGTCGCCCTGAGCCATTCATTGAAAAGGGCTGTGGGGTCCATGACCACTCCTGGCCTTCCCTTGACTATGATGGAGACAGTAGCTTCCAGTGTAAAATGTGAGCTCAGTTCCTGTCTCGTGTCTAGCGGGTGGTGCCTGGTCTTTGGCTGGCGATGCTCCATGTCACCTATGCCCAGAAACTGGGCCATGCCCTTTGTGAGGACCTGCCCACAACGTCGTTGTTCCCACAGGGTCCCCGGGGAACCGGGCTGCCCGGGACCCGGCCCTGCCGGGGTTCCCTGCGCCCCAGACCGGAACCGCCAGGGCTTTGGTCGTTCCCACAGGCGTCCCGCGGGCCCCCTCCACGGTGCGTCGCCTGGGCCCCAGCGGTCGCTAGGCTGCAGCCTGGGGCTCCCAGCCATCCCGGGCGCTGGCGGCGGTGGAGGCAGCAGGGCGATGGCGGAGCCCGGCCGCCCGTGGGCCCAGGCGCGTAGTGCGTACAGAGCCAGCGAGGTGCTGCGGCGCGGCACGGGCCGCCGGCGGTACCCGGGGCCGCAATCCAATGGGCCGGGCCAGGAAGACGCCCGAGCCCCGGGCCGGCTGGCTCGCCTGTGCGGCCAGCTCCGGGCCGAAGCGGCTTCGCGGTCCGAGGTGCCGCGGCTGCTGAAGCTGGTGGAGCGTGCAGGGGCCGGGGCGGCGGGCGCGGGCGAGAGGACCGGCGCGCACAGCCGCGGCTCCGTGTGCTCGGTATGCGGGGAGCCCCGCGGCGGGGCCACCTACCCGGCGGGGGTCCTGGAGGTGAGCGAGCGGAGGCTGCAGGAGGGCCTGGCGGCAGTGCGCGAGGAGCTGGGCGCCGGGATTGAGGCGCTGCGCGCGGAGCTTCGAGCGGAGCTGGACGCCCTGCGcgcgctgctgccgccgccgccgtccCCGCCTGCCCGCCGCGAGCCTCGCGCCGCGCCCCGCGGCCCGACCCTGCTGCGGACGCTCGGCACCGTGAGCGCCCTGGTCGCCGCCTCCAGGCCCGCAGACGACGCCCCGGACGGCCCAGCAGAATGCGGAGCGCACCGAGCCCCGGCCAGGAAGAACCACAAGAAGATGCCAGTGCCGCCTGGGGCCCCACAAGGTGGCGGGGACTGA